A stretch of the Pseudomonas sp. ACM7 genome encodes the following:
- a CDS encoding glycosyltransferase family 2 protein, protein MITLLSWLFSLLLILILLPVLVLFVQVLMACLPARSRSSAQGSRPRVAVLIPAHNESSIIVATLNSIRPQLLLGDRLLVVADNCSDDTAALARTAGAEVVERSNVQQRGKGYALDCGVRHLASDAPDVMIVIDADCQVAEGSIERLAICCIDSGRPAQALNLMLAPAGSGLKVRLAEFAWCVKNRVRPQGWTRLGLPCQLMGTGMAFVWRDLMLIDLASGHIVEDLKMGLDLCRSGKSPLFCPDALVTSYFPRSDEGLTTQRTRWEHGHLGVILGDTPKLLVESIGQRNWSLLAMTLDLLVPPLALLTLALGAVFGVAWLVFMLSGALAPALIASSGVAILGVTILLAWSQFGRGIISFSALLYAPFYAVKKIPLYLGFLLKRQVEWVRSKRDDN, encoded by the coding sequence ATGATCACATTACTTAGTTGGCTGTTCAGCTTACTGCTGATACTCATCCTCCTGCCGGTGTTAGTGCTGTTTGTGCAGGTGTTGATGGCCTGCCTACCTGCACGGTCGCGCTCGTCGGCGCAAGGATCGCGACCGCGGGTGGCTGTGTTGATACCGGCACACAATGAATCCTCGATCATCGTCGCGACGTTAAATAGCATTCGGCCGCAGTTGCTTTTGGGTGATCGTCTATTGGTGGTGGCGGATAACTGTTCTGACGACACGGCCGCGCTGGCCCGCACGGCGGGCGCCGAGGTGGTGGAACGCAGCAATGTTCAGCAGCGTGGCAAGGGTTATGCGCTGGACTGCGGGGTGCGTCATTTGGCGAGTGATGCGCCGGACGTCATGATTGTTATCGATGCGGATTGCCAGGTGGCCGAGGGTTCTATTGAGCGTTTGGCAATCTGTTGCATCGACTCAGGGCGGCCAGCGCAAGCACTTAATTTAATGCTTGCTCCAGCAGGTTCCGGGCTAAAAGTGCGGCTTGCCGAGTTTGCCTGGTGTGTGAAGAATCGGGTACGGCCGCAGGGTTGGACCCGGCTCGGTTTGCCCTGTCAGCTAATGGGCACGGGAATGGCTTTCGTCTGGCGGGATCTGATGTTGATCGATTTAGCCAGTGGCCACATCGTTGAAGATTTGAAGATGGGCCTGGATTTATGCCGAAGCGGCAAGTCGCCTTTGTTCTGCCCCGATGCTCTGGTGACCAGTTACTTTCCGCGCAGCGATGAAGGCTTAACTACCCAGCGTACGCGCTGGGAACATGGTCATCTAGGGGTAATCCTTGGGGATACGCCAAAGTTGCTGGTGGAGTCGATTGGCCAGCGTAACTGGAGTCTGCTGGCGATGACGCTGGATTTGCTGGTCCCTCCGTTGGCCTTATTGACGTTGGCCTTGGGGGCGGTATTTGGTGTGGCATGGTTGGTATTTATGCTGTCGGGAGCTTTGGCGCCAGCCTTGATAGCTTCTTCCGGGGTGGCAATATTGGGTGTGACTATCTTGCTGGCATGGAGCCAATTTGGTCGCGGGATTATTTCTTTTTCAGCCTTGTTGTACGCGCCGTTCTACGCGGTGAAGAAAATCCCTCTGTATCTCGGATTTTTGCTTAAGCGCCAGGTTGAATGGGTGCGTTCGAAGCGAGATGACAACTAA
- a CDS encoding glycosyltransferase gives MRIAYFINQYPKVSHSFIRREILALERQGFVVQRIALRGWDAELVDAEDVSERDKTQYVLQGGVKELLVPVLQVLRAQPRRFFSALWLALRMGRRADRPWPYHLVYLSEACRVLMWLQAFGAEHVHAHFGTNSTEVVMLANVLGGPAYSFTVHGPEEFDKPQFIHLGEKVRRAAFVAAISSYGRSQLFRWVAHAHWARVKVVHCGLERAFHDVPAVAVPSTPRLVCVGRLCEQKGQLLLLEAARILAAQDVEFEIVLAGDGEMRAEIETLIARHGLQARVRITGWISSDQVRAEILAARALVLPSFAEGLPVVIMEAMALRRPVLTSYVAGIPELVQQGVNGWLFPAGAVDELAAALADCLAQPVEVLQRMGEAAYQRVLERHDIDIEAAKLANLFRAQA, from the coding sequence ATGCGCATCGCTTATTTCATCAATCAATACCCCAAAGTCAGCCATAGCTTCATTCGTCGCGAAATTTTGGCGTTGGAACGTCAGGGGTTTGTGGTGCAGCGCATTGCTCTGCGTGGCTGGGATGCCGAATTGGTGGATGCCGAGGACGTGTCCGAACGCGATAAAACCCAGTATGTGCTGCAGGGCGGAGTCAAAGAGCTGTTAGTGCCTGTGCTGCAGGTGCTGCGCGCCCAGCCGCGACGTTTTTTTTCGGCGCTGTGGCTGGCGTTACGCATGGGCCGGCGTGCCGATCGCCCCTGGCCCTATCATTTGGTTTATTTGTCCGAGGCGTGTCGCGTGCTGATGTGGTTGCAGGCGTTCGGTGCCGAGCATGTGCATGCGCATTTTGGCACCAACTCAACCGAGGTGGTGATGCTGGCCAATGTACTCGGTGGGCCGGCGTACAGTTTTACCGTGCACGGGCCGGAAGAGTTCGACAAACCGCAGTTTATTCATTTGGGCGAGAAAGTTCGGCGCGCGGCCTTTGTCGCTGCTATCAGTTCCTATGGGCGCAGCCAGCTGTTTCGCTGGGTGGCTCATGCACACTGGGCAAGGGTAAAGGTGGTGCATTGTGGCCTGGAGCGGGCGTTTCACGACGTACCGGCCGTTGCCGTGCCATCCACGCCGCGGTTGGTTTGTGTAGGTCGTTTGTGTGAGCAGAAGGGTCAGCTTTTGCTGCTTGAAGCCGCCCGCATCCTGGCAGCTCAAGACGTGGAGTTCGAAATAGTACTGGCCGGCGATGGAGAAATGCGCGCGGAAATCGAAACCCTGATTGCACGGCATGGCTTGCAGGCGCGGGTGCGAATTACCGGCTGGATCAGCAGCGATCAGGTGCGGGCGGAGATTCTTGCGGCGCGGGCCTTGGTGTTGCCGAGCTTCGCCGAGGGGTTGCCGGTGGTCATCATGGAAGCCATGGCGTTGCGCCGCCCCGTACTGACGAGCTATGTGGCGGGCATTCCCGAGTTAGTGCAACAGGGTGTGAACGGTTGGTTGTTTCCCGCTGGTGCTGTGGATGAGTTGGCGGCGGCGCTGGCGGACTGTCTCGCGCAACCTGTCGAGGTGTTGCAGCGGATGGGCGAGGCGGCTTATCAGAGGGTGCTGGAGCGACACGACATCGATATCGAAGCGGCCAAGTTGGCTAATTTGTTTAGGGCGCAAGCATGA
- a CDS encoding DUF535 family protein gives MNNWVILKSVFFLHAGYSLRALNNKFKMLVLVAKNWSELKLFCGRMSSALGESGVEKLGGDCVGVVHWPYISRSWNPKNKLSVLASHYEVVTKSCPQLLLLGRSDSLLLSDLSEFAAGCSLVLDRPIWFMREGELVLNLFQGDLRIASIAFTLCRTDTELCIFIGAVQGIHKGVESELSLSIYRDLTKDFEGLRPRSFLIEVIKYIAINIGVEKIYAVGDGYRHHRHPYFGAHKALELAANYDVIWLEHGATPSEREDFFEIPMILSRKPLDCIASKKRAMYRRRYELLDDTFKKIDGVLIGSYSSSRVAS, from the coding sequence ATGAATAATTGGGTGATATTAAAGAGCGTGTTTTTTTTACACGCAGGATATTCTTTAAGGGCATTGAATAATAAGTTTAAAATGCTGGTTTTAGTTGCAAAAAACTGGTCCGAGCTAAAGTTGTTTTGCGGGCGTATGTCGAGCGCTCTGGGTGAGTCCGGTGTTGAGAAGTTAGGCGGGGATTGTGTGGGCGTTGTTCATTGGCCATACATCAGTAGAAGCTGGAACCCCAAGAATAAACTTAGCGTATTGGCCTCGCATTACGAAGTGGTTACCAAAAGCTGTCCGCAGCTATTGCTGTTGGGGCGAAGTGACAGTTTGCTGCTGAGTGATTTGTCGGAGTTTGCGGCTGGCTGTTCCCTGGTGCTGGATCGTCCGATATGGTTTATGCGTGAAGGGGAGCTGGTGCTGAACTTGTTTCAGGGTGACCTGCGCATTGCGTCGATAGCCTTCACCTTGTGTCGCACGGACACTGAGTTATGTATTTTTATCGGTGCCGTTCAAGGGATACATAAAGGCGTCGAGAGTGAACTGTCGTTGAGTATCTACAGGGACCTGACAAAAGACTTTGAAGGCCTTCGGCCAAGAAGCTTTCTGATCGAAGTTATTAAATACATTGCCATCAATATCGGCGTTGAAAAAATTTATGCGGTAGGGGATGGGTATCGCCACCATCGTCATCCGTATTTTGGCGCTCACAAAGCTCTAGAACTGGCGGCAAATTATGATGTGATCTGGTTAGAGCATGGAGCGACTCCATCAGAGCGCGAAGATTTTTTTGAGATTCCCATGATTCTGTCCAGGAAACCGCTCGACTGTATTGCTTCAAAAAAACGTGCCATGTACCGCAGGCGCTATGAACTGCTGGATGACACCTTTAAAAAGATAGATGGCGTGTTGATAGGCAGTTATAGCAGCAGCCGTGTGGCTAGTTGA
- a CDS encoding glycosyltransferase family 2 protein → MAMGMGVVVIGRNEGLRLERCLTSLVGSAEKVVYVDSGSTDGSVQMALRLGVEVVELDMTIPFTAARARNEGFACIQCLMPVMRYVQFVDGDCEVVGGWLPRAQAFLDTHPDVAVVCGRRRERFPQHSVYNLLCDFEWDTPVGEAKACGGDALMRADAFAEASGFRPGLIAGEEPELCVRLRGNGWKIWRLGEEMTLHDATMTRFGQWWRRTLRGGYAFAEGAFLHGAAPEQHWLRESRRVWFWGLGVPLATVIASLVLGWFGLLVLLVYPLQVVRLARGGDRSTRENWLRAFFLVLGKFPEMLGQVKFLLNRFGAGKTALIEYK, encoded by the coding sequence ATGGCTATGGGGATGGGTGTCGTTGTTATCGGTCGCAACGAAGGCCTACGGCTTGAGCGTTGTCTGACTTCCCTCGTCGGTTCGGCGGAGAAGGTTGTTTATGTCGACTCTGGATCAACAGACGGTTCAGTGCAGATGGCACTCAGGCTTGGGGTCGAGGTGGTCGAGTTGGACATGACGATTCCCTTTACGGCTGCGCGTGCGCGCAATGAAGGATTTGCCTGCATACAATGCTTAATGCCGGTGATGCGTTATGTGCAGTTCGTCGACGGTGACTGTGAGGTTGTCGGGGGTTGGCTGCCCCGGGCGCAGGCCTTTCTTGATACACATCCTGACGTCGCGGTGGTCTGCGGACGGCGCCGTGAACGTTTTCCGCAGCACTCGGTTTACAACTTACTGTGTGATTTCGAATGGGATACGCCGGTAGGTGAGGCCAAGGCATGTGGTGGCGATGCGCTAATGCGGGCTGACGCCTTCGCCGAAGCGTCCGGGTTTCGACCGGGCCTTATTGCCGGGGAAGAGCCTGAATTGTGCGTGCGTCTGCGTGGGAATGGTTGGAAGATCTGGCGTCTGGGCGAGGAAATGACCTTGCACGATGCAACCATGACCCGGTTCGGCCAATGGTGGCGGCGTACCCTGCGCGGTGGTTATGCCTTTGCCGAGGGCGCATTTTTACATGGGGCCGCACCGGAGCAACATTGGTTGCGTGAGTCGCGCCGTGTCTGGTTCTGGGGATTGGGTGTCCCGCTGGCGACTGTTATCGCGAGTTTGGTGTTGGGATGGTTTGGACTGCTTGTGCTGCTGGTCTATCCATTGCAGGTCGTGCGCCTCGCCCGTGGGGGCGATAGGTCCACGCGCGAAAACTGGCTGCGGGCTTTCTTTCTCGTGCTGGGGAAATTTCCCGAGATGCTCGGGCAAGTCAAGTTTCTACTGAACAGATTCGGCGCCGGCAAGACGGCGTTGATCGAATACAAGTGA
- a CDS encoding serine O-acetyltransferase, which produces MFENIRADLRAYAGDWGAQGFWVMVVYRFGRWRYGVRPALLRKLFSFIYKVLFKLVQIVTGIELPCEVVVGRNFVIDHFGGIVISGFAQFGDDCRIRNGVVVGLKNVSEPIAPVMGNNVDIGAGAKVLGNIRIGNNVVIGANAVVLTDVPDDSVAVGVPATIKKRKYAESREFS; this is translated from the coding sequence ATGTTCGAAAACATACGTGCGGACTTGCGTGCATACGCCGGAGATTGGGGGGCTCAGGGGTTTTGGGTGATGGTGGTTTATCGCTTTGGGCGCTGGCGTTACGGTGTGCGACCGGCACTGTTACGTAAGTTGTTCTCCTTTATATACAAAGTCCTCTTCAAACTGGTGCAGATCGTCACGGGTATCGAGCTGCCGTGTGAGGTTGTGGTCGGGCGCAACTTCGTCATCGATCATTTCGGCGGAATCGTGATCAGTGGCTTTGCGCAGTTCGGCGATGATTGCCGTATTCGCAATGGCGTCGTCGTGGGCCTCAAGAATGTGAGTGAGCCGATTGCTCCGGTGATGGGTAACAATGTTGATATCGGTGCAGGGGCCAAGGTGCTGGGCAATATCCGCATTGGTAACAATGTCGTGATTGGTGCCAATGCTGTGGTGCTGACCGATGTACCGGACGACTCGGTGGCAGTGGGCGTGCCTGCGACTATCAAGAAAAGGAAGTACGCAGAATCGAGGGAATTCTCATGA
- a CDS encoding glycosyltransferase family 2 protein, which yields MVSAPLDVLVVNYNTAELLQPMFNALRQSNSVDRTRYLVVDNASADNSLECMATICPEALQLANENNVGFGRANNQLVEHLQGKYALLLNTDAFVAADTLSKTLEYMETHPDCGVLGVRLVGREGDLQPSCRYFPTPLNVFLSRTGLERFFPVVKRVDDMAWDHASVRECDWVPGCYYLIRREVIDQVGLFDPRYFLYFEEIDHCKRVKQAGWKVVYYPHTTVVHIGGESAKSVDKLNAVSRQLPTLQIESELLYFRKHHGLPGLASHMLLVSLGDLILALKAILKGRGRAALGACWQHTRVTWALLRDTKFASQPTR from the coding sequence ATGGTTAGTGCTCCCCTTGACGTGTTGGTAGTTAATTACAATACAGCGGAGCTGTTGCAACCGATGTTTAATGCGTTACGCCAGTCCAATAGTGTGGATCGCACGCGCTATTTAGTGGTGGATAATGCCTCTGCCGATAATTCGCTGGAGTGTATGGCAACTATTTGTCCAGAGGCATTGCAACTGGCCAATGAAAACAATGTTGGCTTTGGGCGTGCCAATAATCAATTGGTTGAACACCTGCAGGGCAAGTATGCGTTGCTTCTCAATACCGACGCCTTTGTTGCTGCGGATACCCTGAGCAAGACCCTCGAGTACATGGAGACTCATCCTGATTGCGGTGTCCTCGGCGTTCGGTTGGTTGGACGAGAGGGCGATTTACAGCCCTCCTGTCGCTATTTTCCAACGCCGTTGAATGTCTTCCTCTCGCGTACAGGGCTTGAACGCTTTTTCCCTGTGGTTAAGAGAGTCGACGACATGGCCTGGGATCATGCTTCGGTGCGTGAGTGCGACTGGGTGCCCGGGTGCTATTACCTGATCCGCCGTGAAGTCATCGACCAGGTTGGCTTGTTCGACCCGCGCTACTTCCTTTACTTCGAGGAGATAGATCACTGCAAACGCGTTAAACAGGCGGGCTGGAAGGTGGTTTATTACCCGCATACCACGGTGGTGCATATCGGTGGTGAAAGTGCCAAGTCTGTTGACAAACTCAATGCGGTTAGTCGCCAGTTACCCACGTTACAAATCGAAAGTGAGCTTTTGTACTTCCGCAAGCACCACGGTCTGCCTGGTTTGGCCTCACATATGCTGCTGGTGAGTCTGGGTGATCTGATTTTGGCGCTCAAGGCGATATTGAAAGGCCGCGGTCGGGCCGCTTTAGGGGCGTGTTGGCAGCATACTCGTGTGACCTGGGCGTTGCTGCGTGATACCAAATTCGCTAGCCAACCAACACGGTAG
- a CDS encoding acyltransferase, whose translation MIGLLKRIIAHIAKTTGHGTSLYKKFCKPDGYEWAKHMVRWGGLHSIGKGVWINPAANITDPSLVRLGNNVGLSCCTLFGHDGIVGLLEVRYGKKLDSVGAIDIRDNCFIGYGSIIMPRVTIGPDSIVAAGAVVVKDVPPGVVVAGNPAKVICTMEEVLAKVEERSATYPWIDLIRQRSGVYDPALEPKLIAMRAQHFFGEQPNG comes from the coding sequence ATGATTGGTCTACTAAAACGTATTATTGCTCATATTGCAAAAACAACGGGGCATGGGACCTCGCTCTATAAAAAATTCTGTAAACCGGACGGGTATGAATGGGCTAAACATATGGTTCGGTGGGGGGGGCTGCACTCCATCGGTAAAGGCGTATGGATCAATCCTGCTGCCAATATAACTGACCCTTCACTAGTACGACTCGGAAATAATGTAGGTTTATCTTGTTGCACGCTATTCGGTCACGATGGAATAGTCGGCTTGCTCGAGGTGCGCTATGGTAAAAAACTTGACTCTGTCGGCGCTATCGATATACGTGATAATTGTTTTATCGGCTATGGTTCTATCATCATGCCGCGTGTGACTATTGGTCCTGATTCGATTGTTGCAGCCGGTGCTGTAGTCGTAAAAGATGTTCCGCCTGGAGTAGTGGTTGCGGGTAATCCAGCCAAGGTTATTTGTACAATGGAAGAGGTGTTGGCGAAAGTCGAAGAGCGTAGCGCCACTTATCCGTGGATTGACCTTATCAGGCAGCGCAGTGGTGTATACGACCCGGCACTTGAACCGAAGCTTATAGCAATGAGAGCGCAACATTTTTTTGGCGAGCAACCCAATGGTTAG
- a CDS encoding FAD-dependent oxidoreductase, translating into MIKDYQSQKELRDHYDVCIIGGGPAGITLALRLAGNGRRVVLVEGGGHEYSPASQSLYTVSSSGLEVYAHETRLRFLGGTSNHWAGRCRPFEKSDFTVGPPVPVPGWPIAFSEIERNLSAAMDIVDLPPHSGFKAINATLDGTDFDADRFLLSPPTRFAQKYARELNETEGLDVFIHCNCVDLEFDSETGRIATIVVSDYELHRERVTAKQFILATGAIENARHLLNSESLAAGGIVSKDGFVGRCFMEHLNVEMGNFILKDGQGTDARQYFTTDAFVMQHKSGKGNVTATLVAEVKSYGRMASIKSFFENLVCEVGAERKVEFIAKFDCPGDGVLGTLIEQFPNPDSRISLLDERDALGMRKVKIHWELTPADRETVKSIGLEVAKCFADTGLGFVKLEEFVYDVDLPLKLNPHAHHMGTTRMATSPEFGVVDENCKVFGVENLYVAGSSVFATGGACNPTMPLLQLALRLADYLHHQMGPGVGRYS; encoded by the coding sequence ATGATCAAAGACTACCAATCGCAGAAAGAACTCCGCGACCACTATGACGTCTGCATCATAGGCGGTGGGCCGGCCGGCATTACGCTGGCCTTGCGATTAGCCGGTAATGGTCGGCGTGTGGTGCTTGTCGAGGGCGGCGGGCACGAGTATTCGCCGGCTTCGCAGAGCCTCTACACGGTCTCATCGTCAGGCCTCGAGGTCTACGCTCATGAAACACGCCTGCGCTTTCTTGGCGGGACCTCCAATCACTGGGCCGGGCGATGCCGTCCATTCGAAAAGTCGGACTTTACCGTAGGCCCTCCGGTGCCCGTGCCCGGTTGGCCCATCGCGTTTTCCGAGATCGAGCGCAATCTGTCGGCGGCCATGGATATTGTCGATCTTCCGCCGCACTCCGGATTCAAGGCTATCAATGCGACTTTGGACGGCACCGACTTTGACGCTGATCGTTTTCTACTAAGCCCGCCGACGCGATTTGCACAAAAATATGCCAGGGAACTTAATGAGACCGAGGGGCTGGATGTCTTCATCCATTGCAATTGCGTCGATCTTGAATTCGACAGCGAGACCGGCCGCATAGCAACGATAGTCGTCTCGGACTACGAGTTGCATCGAGAGCGAGTCACGGCAAAACAATTCATTCTGGCGACAGGCGCGATCGAGAATGCCAGGCACCTGCTCAACAGCGAGTCCCTGGCAGCTGGCGGTATCGTAAGCAAGGATGGTTTCGTCGGTAGATGCTTCATGGAGCACCTGAACGTCGAAATGGGAAACTTCATCCTGAAAGACGGGCAGGGTACAGATGCTCGGCAGTACTTCACGACCGATGCATTCGTGATGCAGCACAAGTCAGGTAAAGGGAATGTGACGGCCACGCTTGTAGCTGAAGTGAAATCCTATGGGCGAATGGCTTCCATCAAGAGCTTTTTCGAGAACCTCGTTTGCGAAGTGGGTGCGGAGCGCAAGGTTGAATTTATTGCCAAGTTCGATTGCCCTGGAGATGGGGTGCTCGGCACGCTGATCGAGCAGTTTCCCAACCCTGATAGCCGCATCTCATTGCTCGACGAGCGAGATGCGTTAGGGATGAGGAAGGTCAAGATTCATTGGGAGCTAACTCCTGCAGACAGGGAAACCGTCAAGTCTATAGGGCTCGAAGTGGCAAAGTGTTTTGCCGACACAGGGCTGGGCTTCGTCAAGTTGGAAGAATTTGTGTATGACGTCGATTTGCCACTGAAGCTCAATCCCCATGCTCATCATATGGGGACCACGCGGATGGCGACTTCGCCTGAGTTTGGTGTGGTCGACGAGAACTGCAAAGTGTTTGGTGTTGAGAATCTTTACGTTGCGGGCAGCAGTGTTTTCGCTACAGGGGGTGCCTGTAACCCCACGATGCCTCTTTTGCAACTCGCTCTAAGGCTGGCAGATTATCTCCACCATCAGATGGGGCCCGGGGTGGGCAGATATTCATGA
- a CDS encoding oligosaccharide flippase family protein: MSLVDLSPTLGLRKRAISAGAWNLGALVTSQAFRLGGNLIMARLLMPEMFGIMMIAITVSLVLHMLSDVGLRQNIIQSPRGDDPVFLNTIWTVQIVRGFILFASTLLLAALAWYAQTINLWSPNSTYAAPELPLVLAVTGFSAIIVGFQSTKIDLAVRAFQQKKVVLTEFGSQVVGLVVMLGIGYFTRSIWSLVIAGLIQSMVNTLLGHFWFEGPSNRLQWERSALDELVGFGRWILLSSAVGVLAMYGDRVWFGGSMTPAELGVYSIAVLILGAVQLALQKIVGAVALPAFSEASRTNDTVRLHALYYRLKLMLDLACLFLCGLFLTGSPLLISILYDERYAEAGNMMAILSLSFFTMRYLLANQVWIALGLTKYQAIDNIIRVVSLWVLLPLLLAIGGVKYAIWGAALYTFPTLILVFYVNCRLGLFSLKRELVVLPMLAVGALCGELLTDLFKWL; the protein is encoded by the coding sequence ATGTCGTTAGTTGATTTGTCGCCAACGTTGGGCCTTCGTAAGCGAGCGATTTCTGCCGGGGCATGGAATCTGGGGGCGCTGGTTACGTCTCAAGCCTTTCGCTTGGGCGGCAACCTGATAATGGCCCGTCTGCTGATGCCGGAGATGTTCGGCATCATGATGATCGCCATCACCGTTTCTCTGGTTCTGCACATGCTTTCCGATGTCGGCTTGCGCCAGAACATCATCCAGAGCCCGCGTGGCGACGATCCGGTGTTTCTCAATACCATCTGGACCGTGCAGATCGTGCGCGGCTTTATCCTTTTTGCTTCGACACTTCTCCTTGCGGCCCTCGCCTGGTATGCACAGACCATTAATCTGTGGTCGCCCAATTCCACCTACGCCGCACCCGAGTTGCCGCTGGTGTTGGCCGTGACCGGTTTCTCGGCAATCATCGTTGGCTTTCAGTCGACCAAAATCGACCTGGCAGTGCGCGCTTTCCAGCAAAAGAAAGTGGTGCTCACCGAGTTTGGGTCTCAGGTCGTGGGGCTGGTGGTCATGCTGGGCATCGGTTACTTCACCAGGTCCATCTGGTCGCTGGTGATTGCAGGTCTGATCCAATCGATGGTCAACACGCTGTTGGGGCATTTCTGGTTTGAGGGCCCTTCTAACCGTCTGCAGTGGGAGCGTTCTGCGCTCGATGAATTAGTCGGCTTCGGCCGTTGGATACTGTTGTCGTCGGCAGTGGGCGTATTGGCCATGTACGGTGATCGTGTCTGGTTCGGCGGCAGCATGACGCCCGCTGAACTGGGCGTTTACTCCATTGCCGTGCTGATTTTGGGAGCTGTTCAGCTTGCGTTGCAAAAGATAGTCGGGGCCGTGGCCTTGCCGGCCTTCAGTGAGGCCTCAAGAACTAATGACACCGTACGGCTCCACGCTTTGTACTACCGCTTGAAATTGATGCTCGATCTTGCATGCCTGTTCCTCTGTGGACTGTTCCTGACCGGCAGTCCCCTGCTCATCAGCATCTTGTACGATGAGCGTTACGCTGAGGCCGGCAACATGATGGCCATTCTTTCACTCTCTTTTTTCACCATGCGCTACCTGCTGGCGAATCAGGTCTGGATTGCCTTGGGACTCACCAAGTACCAGGCTATCGATAACATTATTCGCGTGGTCTCGTTGTGGGTGCTGCTGCCTCTGCTGCTGGCGATTGGTGGGGTCAAATATGCGATTTGGGGCGCTGCCCTGTACACGTTTCCTACGCTTATCCTGGTTTTTTACGTCAATTGTCGTCTGGGGCTGTTCAGTCTCAAGCGTGAGCTGGTAGTGCTGCCAATGCTGGCGGTGGGGGCTTTGTGTGGGGAACTATTGACGGATCTTTTTAAATGGCTTTGA
- a CDS encoding O-antigen ligase, giving the protein MPEHFRALIVILVLAGIVFAMARRPAADLIPDRNFTRRRNLWFVLTLLAFVSHSFWVYAGIATIILTFARKNERNPVALFFLLLFLIPPSPAEIPGFGLINYFVVLNHIRLLALCVLLPAFLALRKRADTVPFGRTWPDKLLAAYLLLTSLLLLRETTVTDTLRQMLYLFLEVFLPYYVASRALKNLSDFKDALFGFVLAAMVLSLIGLFEYSKRWQLYSAVVNAMGMQWDPGYLSRGGSLRASATTGQAIALGFVISVAIGFYLYMQEEVRSKLQRSLGALLLAGGLFAPLSRGPWIGAAVIIVVFIGTGRKAIKRLMLLAAAGGLALPLLAVVPGGQKVLDLLPFIGTVEVENITYRQRLIDNAVIVIQRNPWLGSFNFRSTPEMQSMIQGQGIIDIVNTYIGIALSFGLIGLTLFVVFFVSVLQGIRKGMRSFPNEDNEARRLGRALLATLAGILITIVTVSSITVIPVVYWSVAGLGVAYAQMARRLKHTSTAVTASAHLQLR; this is encoded by the coding sequence ATGCCTGAGCACTTCCGCGCGTTAATCGTCATTCTGGTCCTTGCTGGCATCGTTTTTGCCATGGCACGTCGACCAGCAGCAGACCTGATTCCCGACCGTAATTTCACTCGGCGGCGCAATCTGTGGTTCGTATTGACGCTACTGGCATTTGTTTCGCACAGTTTCTGGGTGTACGCGGGCATTGCCACGATCATTCTGACCTTCGCACGAAAAAACGAACGCAATCCCGTGGCGTTGTTTTTCCTGCTGCTGTTTCTCATCCCGCCGTCCCCGGCGGAGATTCCCGGCTTCGGCCTGATCAACTATTTTGTTGTCCTTAACCATATTCGTCTGCTGGCACTGTGTGTGTTGCTTCCGGCTTTTTTGGCTCTGCGCAAGCGCGCCGACACGGTCCCTTTCGGGCGCACCTGGCCTGACAAACTGTTAGCCGCCTACCTCCTGCTGACGAGTCTGCTTTTGCTGCGCGAAACCACCGTCACCGACACCTTGCGCCAAATGCTCTACCTGTTCCTCGAAGTTTTTTTGCCTTACTACGTTGCCAGCCGGGCGCTGAAGAACCTCAGCGACTTCAAGGACGCTCTGTTCGGTTTTGTACTCGCCGCCATGGTGCTGTCGCTTATAGGTCTCTTCGAATATTCCAAGCGCTGGCAGCTGTACAGCGCGGTTGTCAACGCCATGGGCATGCAATGGGATCCCGGCTACTTGAGCCGTGGTGGCTCATTACGCGCCAGCGCCACTACCGGCCAGGCCATTGCGCTGGGCTTCGTCATCAGCGTGGCCATCGGCTTTTACCTGTACATGCAGGAGGAGGTACGTAGCAAATTGCAGCGCAGCCTCGGCGCACTGTTGCTCGCCGGTGGTCTGTTCGCACCGCTGTCGCGTGGCCCCTGGATCGGTGCAGCCGTCATCATCGTCGTGTTCATCGGCACCGGCCGTAAAGCGATCAAACGCCTGATGCTGCTGGCCGCCGCCGGGGGGCTCGCCCTTCCCTTGCTGGCTGTCGTGCCGGGCGGGCAAAAAGTGCTTGATCTGCTACCGTTTATCGGCACGGTGGAAGTGGAAAATATCACCTACCGGCAGCGCTTGATTGATAACGCCGTGATCGTTATCCAGCGCAACCCTTGGCTGGGTTCTTTCAATTTCCGCAGCACACCGGAAATGCAGTCCATGATTCAGGGCCAGGGGATCATCGATATCGTGAACACCTATATCGGCATAGCGCTGTCGTTCGGTTTGATTGGTTTGACGCTTTTCGTGGTTTTTTTCGTCAGTGTTCTGCAGGGCATCCGCAAGGGGATGCGTTCATTCCCCAACGAAGACAATGAGGCACGCCGACTCGGACGTGCACTTCTGGCGACACTGGCCGGGATCCTGATCACCATCGTTACCGTTAGCAGTATCACGGTAATCCCCGTGGTGTATTGGTCGGTGGCTGGACTGGGCGTCGCCTACGCTCAGATGGCACGCAGGCTCAAGCACACCTCGACGGCCGTCACGGCGAGCGCCCACCTCCAACTCAGGTAG